From one Lycium barbarum isolate Lr01 chromosome 6, ASM1917538v2, whole genome shotgun sequence genomic stretch:
- the LOC132600665 gene encoding axial regulator YABBY 5-like isoform X2, whose amino-acid sequence MSFDMTSSSSSSSSERVCYVQCNFCNTILAVSVPCNSMVTIVTVRCGHCANLLSVNIGSLLQTLPLQDPQKLQRQQYSNNAAPEKKQRVPSAYNQFIKEEIQRIKASNPDISHREAFSTAAKNCAHFPHIHFGLKLEGNNKQAKL is encoded by the exons atGTCATTCGACAtgacatcttcttcttcttcttcttcttcagaacGTGTTTGTTACGTGCAGTGCAACTTTTGCAACACCATTCTTGCG GTTAGCGTTCCATGCAACAGCATGGTAACCATAGTGACAGTAAGATGTGGGCACTGTGCAAATTTGCTTTCTGTTAATATCGGATCTTTACTTCAGACTCTTCCCCTTCAAGATCCACAG AAGCTTCAAAGACAACAGTACTCAAATAATGCTG CACCAGAGAAAAAACAGCGTGTTCCCTCTGCGTACAACCAATTCATCAA GGAAGAGATACAAAGGATAAAGGCTAGCAATCCTGATATTAGCCACCGTGAAGCTTTTAGCACTGCTGCCAAAAAT TGCGCACATTTTCCTCATATCCATTTTGGACTAAAGCTGGAGGGCAACAACAAGCAAGCCAAATTGTGA
- the LOC132600665 gene encoding putative axial regulator YABBY 2 isoform X1 has product MSFDMTSSSSSSSSERVCYVQCNFCNTILAVSVPCNSMVTIVTVRCGHCANLLSVNIGSLLQTLPLQDPQKLQRQQYSNNAGKYKACGSSSSSSSKFNRFSAIVSPEIEPRITPIRPPEKKQRVPSAYNQFIKEEIQRIKASNPDISHREAFSTAAKNCAHFPHIHFGLKLEGNNKQAKL; this is encoded by the exons atGTCATTCGACAtgacatcttcttcttcttcttcttcttcagaacGTGTTTGTTACGTGCAGTGCAACTTTTGCAACACCATTCTTGCG GTTAGCGTTCCATGCAACAGCATGGTAACCATAGTGACAGTAAGATGTGGGCACTGTGCAAATTTGCTTTCTGTTAATATCGGATCTTTACTTCAGACTCTTCCCCTTCAAGATCCACAG AAGCTTCAAAGACAACAGTACTCAAATAATGCTGGTAAGTATAAAGCCTGTGgctcatcatcatcttcttcttccaagttcaacaGATTTTCTGCCATTGTTTCTCCTGAAATTGAACCTAGAATCACTCCTATTCGTC CACCAGAGAAAAAACAGCGTGTTCCCTCTGCGTACAACCAATTCATCAA GGAAGAGATACAAAGGATAAAGGCTAGCAATCCTGATATTAGCCACCGTGAAGCTTTTAGCACTGCTGCCAAAAAT TGCGCACATTTTCCTCATATCCATTTTGGACTAAAGCTGGAGGGCAACAACAAGCAAGCCAAATTGTGA